A DNA window from Polyangium spumosum contains the following coding sequences:
- a CDS encoding serine/threonine protein kinase produces MEQLGDYLVRRLVGEGGMGKVYEGEERLSKRRVALKVLHPELAKSETGRKLFVNEMQILAHLEHPNIVRSLASIEANGQLAMVLEFLDGRTLRTVLGEEGRLPWAEAIRIVAAVASALSAAHGQEPPIIHRDLKPENIMILSDGAVKVMDFGIAKMLQAMNQTNTQSVGTLQYMSPEQIDARTIDHRADLYALGLVFYELLAGKPPFSSASPRQLLNLQCTAEPPPLEAEVRSGLPKGVEQLLFQLLEKAPEDRPYFAEDVVERLEPFQVAAPAPARTSPGRTSAHGATTPHQKSPTPRTIPDAGEVNDEDKPAARSDRRDDEAKGTRREAGARKDTIALVDQVDQGREVPAKVAVGIIVGLSLLAGLGAYLVRSTQAPEEGADTGAPTATATATATGKSTATGKVRGR; encoded by the coding sequence ATGGAGCAGCTCGGTGATTACCTCGTCCGGCGCCTGGTCGGCGAGGGGGGGATGGGCAAGGTCTACGAGGGCGAGGAGCGCCTTTCGAAGCGCCGCGTGGCCCTCAAGGTCCTGCACCCCGAGCTCGCGAAGAGCGAGACCGGCCGCAAGCTCTTCGTGAACGAGATGCAGATCCTCGCGCACCTCGAGCACCCGAACATCGTGCGCAGCCTGGCCAGCATCGAGGCGAACGGCCAGCTCGCGATGGTGCTCGAGTTCCTCGACGGTCGCACGTTACGCACCGTGCTCGGCGAGGAGGGGCGCCTGCCCTGGGCCGAGGCGATCCGCATCGTCGCCGCCGTGGCCTCGGCGCTCTCGGCCGCGCACGGGCAGGAGCCGCCGATCATCCACCGCGACCTGAAGCCGGAGAACATCATGATCCTGAGCGACGGCGCGGTGAAGGTCATGGACTTCGGCATCGCCAAGATGCTGCAGGCGATGAACCAGACGAACACGCAGAGCGTGGGCACGCTGCAGTACATGAGCCCCGAGCAGATCGACGCGCGCACCATCGATCACCGCGCGGATCTCTACGCGCTCGGGCTCGTGTTCTACGAGCTCCTCGCGGGCAAACCGCCCTTCTCGTCGGCCTCGCCGCGCCAGCTCCTGAACCTGCAGTGCACGGCCGAGCCGCCGCCGCTCGAGGCCGAGGTGCGCAGCGGCTTGCCGAAGGGCGTCGAGCAGCTCCTCTTCCAGCTCCTCGAAAAAGCGCCGGAGGATCGGCCGTATTTCGCAGAGGACGTGGTCGAGAGGCTCGAGCCCTTCCAGGTCGCGGCGCCCGCGCCCGCGCGCACGAGCCCCGGCCGCACGAGCGCCCACGGCGCCACGACGCCGCACCAGAAATCCCCGACACCCCGCACGATCCCCGACGCGGGCGAGGTGAACGACGAGGACAAACCCGCGGCGCGATCGGATCGTCGAGACGACGAGGCGAAGGGCACGCGGCGCGAGGCGGGCGCGCGCAAGGACACGATCGCGCTCGTCGATCAGGTGGATCAAGGCCGCGAGGTGCCCGCGAAGGTCGCGGTCGGGATCATCGTCGGGCTCTCGCTGCTCGCGGGCCTCGGCGCGTACCTCGTCCGATCGACGCAGGCGCCGGAGGAAGGCGCGGACACGGGCGCGCCGACGGCGACGGCGACGGCGACGGCGACGGGGAAGAGCACGGCGACGGGGAAGGTGAGGGGGCGATGA
- a CDS encoding cyclic nucleotide-binding domain-containing protein codes for MTQGSPAASGERAAWPPAVWEAPVFRGLDARARREIEDAGRMVSLAEGEVVYRAGEATRAFYVVAEGLVALSAVRRGEDHESELRVAGKGASFGEEATAFGARSATATARASSRLCEVPAHVFQRAAARSGKAEVAERLERILRRAATRDLLHTMAFARALDPEDVDVLLDAARYQRFERGQPVYREGDPSTDLFLVADGMIQIQTDDGERLRVRAYLGRGDFFGDAEIEAGSPRLTSAVASGPSLLVTIDARTFRGISARHPELFGALRRIALDQQAAQRGVVGRAAQNATQHAFRDLYRLKVARSLLVIDLETCVRCGHCAWGCAELHGEARIVRRGDKMVARVEARSEAPRSLLLPNSCQHCENPSCMIDCPTGAIGREPDGEVFIREALCTGCGACAKACPWDNIQMATRPAEASRPAGGAYPDVAVKCDLCRGYEGPACVQVCPTGSIFRMNPSEELADVRDLVLGGSTARAAVQERVASSAGLVVGGAIAGAAIGVVGLIMHARGLWHADAGLGGAAGVLAAVGFVLLVLYAVPKRLVRLWMRKRGGDETAEPRAPVASRVRPQLAVHLALGLVTTGLVFAHAPVYPIAPSTAGGALRLVFLASALVGGLSAFGYLVIPRRMARIERSAALPEDFSAARRDLVDRLYREVSGKSDLVKRIFEKILVPFAMSTFGPLLLLASGRTLRQEEQALRARIDRVLEGRGKERLAGLDGLVRIVVELRALTAQRLLLRLLRVGLPLHILTFGMAMALLVVHVAAVMKR; via the coding sequence GTGACCCAGGGGTCGCCCGCGGCCTCGGGCGAGCGCGCCGCGTGGCCTCCGGCGGTGTGGGAGGCGCCGGTGTTCCGTGGCCTCGACGCGCGCGCGCGCCGCGAGATCGAGGACGCGGGGCGCATGGTGTCGCTCGCCGAGGGCGAGGTCGTCTACCGCGCCGGCGAGGCAACGCGCGCGTTTTACGTGGTCGCCGAGGGCCTGGTCGCGCTCTCGGCCGTGCGTCGCGGCGAGGATCACGAGAGCGAGCTGCGCGTCGCGGGGAAGGGCGCCTCGTTCGGCGAGGAGGCCACGGCGTTCGGGGCGCGCAGCGCGACGGCCACGGCGCGGGCCTCCTCGCGGCTCTGCGAGGTGCCCGCGCACGTCTTCCAGCGCGCGGCGGCGCGCAGCGGCAAGGCCGAGGTCGCCGAGCGGCTCGAGCGGATCCTGCGCCGCGCCGCCACGCGCGACCTCCTGCACACGATGGCCTTCGCGCGCGCCCTCGATCCCGAGGACGTCGACGTCCTGCTCGACGCGGCCCGCTACCAGCGCTTCGAGCGAGGGCAGCCCGTCTATCGCGAGGGAGATCCCTCGACGGACCTCTTCCTCGTCGCCGACGGCATGATCCAGATCCAGACCGACGACGGCGAGCGCCTGCGCGTCCGCGCCTACCTCGGCCGCGGCGACTTCTTCGGCGACGCGGAGATCGAGGCTGGATCGCCGCGCCTCACGAGCGCCGTCGCGAGTGGCCCCTCGCTGCTCGTCACCATCGACGCGCGCACGTTCCGCGGCATCTCGGCGCGCCACCCCGAGCTCTTCGGCGCCCTCCGCCGCATCGCCCTCGATCAGCAGGCGGCGCAGCGCGGCGTCGTCGGCCGCGCCGCGCAGAACGCCACGCAGCACGCGTTCCGGGATCTCTATCGGCTGAAGGTCGCCCGATCGCTGCTCGTGATCGACCTCGAGACGTGCGTGCGCTGCGGGCATTGCGCGTGGGGTTGCGCCGAGCTCCACGGCGAGGCGCGGATCGTGCGGCGCGGCGACAAGATGGTCGCGCGCGTGGAGGCCCGATCCGAGGCGCCGCGCAGCCTGCTGTTGCCGAACTCGTGCCAGCACTGCGAGAACCCGAGCTGCATGATCGACTGCCCCACGGGCGCGATCGGCCGCGAGCCGGACGGCGAGGTCTTCATCCGCGAGGCGCTCTGCACGGGCTGCGGCGCGTGCGCCAAGGCTTGCCCCTGGGACAACATCCAGATGGCCACGCGTCCCGCAGAAGCCTCACGTCCCGCGGGCGGCGCCTACCCCGACGTCGCGGTCAAATGCGACCTCTGCCGCGGCTACGAGGGCCCCGCGTGCGTGCAGGTTTGTCCGACGGGATCGATCTTCCGCATGAACCCGAGCGAGGAGCTCGCCGACGTGCGTGATCTCGTCCTCGGCGGATCCACGGCTCGCGCCGCGGTGCAGGAGCGAGTCGCGAGCTCGGCGGGGCTCGTCGTGGGCGGCGCGATCGCGGGCGCGGCGATCGGCGTCGTCGGCCTGATCATGCACGCGCGAGGCCTGTGGCATGCGGACGCGGGCCTCGGCGGCGCGGCGGGTGTCCTCGCGGCCGTGGGGTTCGTCCTGCTCGTCCTCTATGCCGTCCCCAAGCGCCTCGTGCGCCTCTGGATGCGCAAGCGCGGCGGCGACGAGACCGCCGAACCTCGCGCGCCCGTCGCCTCCCGGGTTCGTCCTCAGCTCGCCGTTCACCTCGCGCTCGGCCTCGTCACGACGGGCCTCGTCTTCGCGCACGCGCCGGTTTATCCGATCGCCCCGTCCACGGCCGGCGGCGCGCTCCGGCTCGTCTTCCTCGCGAGCGCGCTCGTGGGAGGACTGTCCGCGTTCGGCTACCTCGTGATCCCGCGCCGCATGGCCCGCATCGAGCGATCGGCCGCGTTGCCGGAGGATTTCTCCGCCGCGCGGAGGGACCTCGTCGACAGGCTCTACCGCGAGGTCAGCGGCAAGAGTGATCTCGTGAAGAGGATCTTCGAGAAGATCCTCGTGCCCTTCGCGATGTCGACGTTCGGCCCGCTCCTCTTGCTCGCGAGCGGCCGGACCTTGCGGCAGGAAGAGCAGGCCTTGCGGGCGCGGATCGATCGGGTCCTCGAGGGTCGCGGCAAGGAGCGGCTCGCGGGCCTCGACGGGCTCGTGCGCATCGTCGTGGAGCTACGCGCGCTGACGGCGCAGCGGCTCCTCTTGCGCCTGCTCCGCGTGGGGCTGCCGCTGCACATCCTGACGTTCGGGATGGCGATGGCGCTGCTCGTGGTGCACGTGGCGGCGGTGATGAAGCGGTGA
- a CDS encoding NAD(P)-binding domain-containing protein, protein MADRDRRDEPSADKPPAALPTLYASPLGDARDRAAVPRELPRGRAAKRAETTTDVTRFRGFLPATIVAALAAALSAFLLPPPGGHASPGPLSRPHARAESVTCASCHGTDASPKRPDEACATCHGPHAPRRGPHARLFKSGALRCSTCHPIHQADQGVTFVPGEPPIRFAPGVERSLDDAPPAHIEATVPIVTAASCKGCHDPRSSRDPITRCFAPGPDKLGPDKPSLCFDEHQTALPPDTPDRPGSAARGRVCAAQHGDDRPVAWDAARDVALAVPKLDRPQTGALSWLWLGTGTLAFALTLGLVRGSGALRLRLRKAQDKPPAPEALLKPQTRVRLPQIDTQTCLGCYACVDACPYDVLEVQKYVAVVVRPEACCGLTLCEQRCPNGSLRVTDGDFIGDRPRIDDALQSEDTPGLFLAGDVTGLPLIKNAILQGAHAVEKIAASLEAEGPRASTDERPKDLVIVGAGPAGISAALRAKELGLSFEVIEQGSVAQSIRSFPRGKLVFDQPLDLPLTGKLWLKESTKEELLSHWMRIIRKEELPIRQDTRMTAVAREESGKLFRVTTEPRDGGGPPREILARRVLLAIGQRGTPRRLPIELSPDIEARVHYHLADARSFEGKRVIVVGLGDVAMEIAVALARQAGTTVTVVHRGATFTRGKSRNIDEVKRMHAAGRLGLRFETEIAALDPDVATLRTRGRDERVPYDAVFVLIGSIPPWDTLKACGVRVAGEAHTTADRSPSIFVQGPTGAP, encoded by the coding sequence ATGGCAGACCGCGATCGTCGAGACGAACCCTCCGCGGACAAACCACCCGCCGCGCTCCCCACGCTCTACGCGTCGCCGCTCGGTGACGCCCGTGATCGCGCCGCCGTCCCGCGCGAGCTGCCCCGCGGACGCGCCGCCAAGCGCGCGGAGACGACCACCGACGTCACCCGCTTCCGTGGCTTCCTCCCCGCCACGATCGTCGCCGCTCTTGCCGCGGCCCTCTCGGCCTTCCTCCTCCCGCCCCCCGGCGGCCACGCCTCCCCGGGCCCGCTCTCACGCCCGCACGCGCGCGCGGAGAGCGTCACCTGCGCGAGTTGCCATGGCACCGACGCGTCTCCCAAGCGCCCCGACGAAGCCTGCGCCACTTGCCACGGCCCCCACGCGCCGCGCCGCGGCCCTCACGCGCGCCTCTTCAAATCCGGCGCCCTCCGCTGCTCGACCTGCCACCCCATCCACCAGGCCGATCAGGGCGTCACCTTCGTCCCCGGCGAGCCACCGATCCGCTTCGCGCCCGGCGTCGAGCGCTCCCTCGACGACGCGCCACCCGCGCACATCGAGGCCACGGTCCCGATCGTCACCGCCGCGAGCTGCAAGGGATGCCACGACCCGCGCTCGTCACGTGATCCCATCACCCGCTGCTTCGCCCCCGGCCCGGACAAACTCGGCCCGGACAAACCGTCCCTCTGCTTCGACGAACATCAGACCGCATTGCCGCCGGACACGCCCGATCGTCCCGGCTCCGCGGCCCGCGGCCGCGTCTGCGCCGCGCAGCACGGCGATGATCGCCCCGTCGCCTGGGACGCCGCGCGCGACGTCGCCCTCGCCGTGCCGAAGCTCGATCGCCCGCAGACCGGCGCGCTCTCCTGGCTCTGGCTCGGCACGGGCACGCTCGCCTTCGCCCTCACGCTCGGCCTCGTCCGCGGCTCCGGCGCCCTCCGCTTGCGCCTCCGCAAGGCCCAGGACAAACCCCCGGCGCCCGAGGCGCTCCTCAAACCGCAGACGCGCGTCCGCCTCCCGCAGATCGACACCCAGACCTGCCTCGGCTGCTACGCCTGCGTCGACGCTTGCCCCTACGACGTGCTCGAGGTCCAGAAGTACGTCGCGGTCGTCGTGCGCCCCGAGGCCTGCTGCGGCCTCACGCTCTGCGAGCAACGTTGCCCGAACGGATCGCTCCGCGTCACGGACGGCGACTTCATCGGCGATCGCCCGCGCATCGACGACGCCCTCCAGAGCGAGGACACGCCCGGCCTCTTCCTCGCCGGTGACGTCACGGGCCTGCCGCTCATCAAGAACGCGATCCTCCAGGGCGCGCATGCCGTCGAGAAGATCGCCGCGAGCCTCGAAGCGGAGGGGCCTCGCGCCTCCACGGACGAGCGCCCGAAGGACCTCGTCATCGTGGGCGCCGGGCCCGCAGGGATCAGCGCCGCCCTGCGCGCGAAGGAGCTCGGCCTCTCGTTCGAGGTCATCGAGCAAGGCTCGGTCGCGCAGAGCATCCGCAGCTTCCCTCGCGGCAAGCTCGTCTTCGATCAACCCCTCGACCTGCCGCTCACGGGCAAGCTCTGGCTGAAGGAGTCCACCAAGGAAGAGCTCCTCTCTCACTGGATGCGGATCATCCGCAAGGAAGAGCTCCCGATCCGGCAAGACACGCGCATGACCGCCGTCGCCCGCGAAGAAAGCGGCAAGCTCTTCCGCGTCACGACGGAGCCGCGTGACGGCGGTGGTCCGCCGCGAGAGATCCTCGCCCGTCGCGTCCTGCTCGCTATCGGCCAGCGCGGCACGCCTCGCCGTTTGCCGATCGAGCTCTCGCCCGACATCGAGGCCCGCGTTCACTACCACCTCGCCGACGCCCGAAGCTTCGAGGGCAAACGAGTCATCGTGGTCGGGCTCGGCGACGTGGCCATGGAAATTGCCGTCGCGCTCGCACGGCAAGCCGGCACCACCGTCACCGTCGTCCACCGCGGCGCCACCTTCACCCGCGGAAAGTCGAGGAACATCGACGAGGTCAAGCGCATGCACGCCGCGGGCCGCCTCGGCCTGCGCTTCGAGACCGAGATCGCCGCCCTCGACCCCGACGTCGCCACCCTCCGCACCCGCGGCCGCGACGAGCGCGTCCCTTACGACGCCGTCTTCGTCCTCATCGGATCCATCCCGCCCTGGGACACCTTGAAGGCCTGCGGCGTCCGCGTCGCCGGGGAAGCACACACCACCGCAGATCGTTCGCCTTCGATCTTCGTCCAAGGACCCACCGGCGCACCGTAA
- a CDS encoding vWA domain-containing protein, whose amino-acid sequence MKSSRVAVLAFAGMLLTSLSVYSFTPPGGLPSSNEPTIGAEVAEDDTTTEKTTDATTQTELAHFTAGSTVMIEGRMGHPKILKNPRGETFLMLEARANASDRAKASPQVNLSIVIDRSGSMKGTRLRNAVNAAIGAVERLHDGDMVSVVTFDTRTEVVVPAVVIGPSTRGSVVSSISGITLGGDTCISCGIETAMAEMSRASEGRISRMIVLSDGDANHGLKDVPGFRSLAQRARDRAIGISTVGVDVDYNEKILSAIAVESNGRHYFVENDSALARVFEGEAEALTQAVASGAEVDIDLAPGVELDRVFDRSFRRNGSRITVPLGTFSGGDVKTVLVKLRVPSDANGELPVASIDMHYKDLVKNEDGRCNGKLGVEVVDTNGSDLDAVVAGRVNRSETAAALEEANRLFEQGKVAEARRRISAREQSLRDSAARAKTSAPAPRAADVAFDFDQQLAVVQRAEAGFAQAPAVAEPAAGPFATPPPPAAAPVEARQARKAVRANQEAATNMGF is encoded by the coding sequence ATGAAATCGTCCCGCGTCGCCGTCCTCGCCTTCGCCGGCATGTTGCTCACGAGCCTTTCCGTCTACTCGTTCACCCCGCCCGGCGGCCTGCCCTCCTCGAACGAGCCCACCATCGGCGCCGAGGTCGCCGAGGACGACACCACGACCGAGAAGACGACCGACGCCACGACCCAGACCGAGCTCGCCCACTTCACCGCGGGTTCGACCGTGATGATCGAGGGGCGCATGGGTCACCCCAAGATCCTCAAGAACCCCCGCGGCGAGACGTTCCTCATGCTCGAAGCCCGCGCGAACGCGTCCGATCGCGCCAAGGCCTCGCCCCAGGTGAACCTCTCCATCGTCATCGATCGCTCCGGCTCGATGAAGGGCACGCGCCTGCGCAACGCCGTCAACGCCGCGATCGGCGCCGTCGAGCGCCTCCACGACGGCGACATGGTCTCCGTCGTCACGTTCGACACGCGCACCGAGGTCGTCGTCCCCGCCGTCGTCATCGGCCCCTCGACGCGTGGCTCGGTCGTCTCCTCCATCTCCGGCATCACCCTCGGCGGCGACACCTGCATCTCCTGCGGCATCGAGACCGCCATGGCCGAGATGAGCCGCGCGAGCGAAGGCCGCATCAGCCGCATGATCGTCCTCAGCGACGGCGACGCGAACCACGGCCTGAAGGACGTCCCCGGCTTCCGCAGCCTCGCCCAGCGCGCCCGCGACCGCGCGATCGGCATCTCCACCGTCGGCGTGGACGTCGATTACAACGAAAAGATCCTCTCCGCGATCGCCGTCGAGTCGAACGGCCGCCATTACTTCGTGGAGAACGACTCTGCGCTCGCCCGCGTCTTCGAGGGCGAGGCCGAGGCCCTCACGCAGGCCGTCGCGAGCGGCGCCGAGGTCGACATCGATCTCGCCCCCGGCGTCGAGCTCGATCGGGTCTTCGATCGCTCCTTCCGCCGCAACGGGAGTCGCATCACCGTCCCGCTCGGGACCTTCAGCGGCGGCGACGTGAAGACCGTGCTCGTCAAGCTCCGCGTCCCTTCGGATGCGAACGGCGAGCTGCCCGTCGCGAGCATCGACATGCACTACAAGGACCTCGTCAAGAACGAGGACGGCCGCTGCAACGGCAAGCTCGGCGTCGAGGTGGTCGACACGAACGGGAGCGATCTCGACGCCGTCGTCGCGGGCCGCGTCAACCGCAGCGAGACAGCCGCCGCCCTCGAAGAAGCCAACCGCCTCTTCGAGCAAGGCAAGGTCGCCGAGGCCCGCCGCCGCATCTCGGCCCGCGAGCAATCCCTGCGCGACTCCGCCGCCAGGGCCAAGACCTCCGCGCCCGCGCCCCGCGCCGCCGACGTCGCCTTCGACTTCGACCAGCAGCTCGCCGTCGTTCAGCGGGCGGAGGCCGGCTTCGCGCAAGCCCCGGCCGTCGCCGAGCCCGCCGCGGGCCCGTTCGCCACGCCCCCGCCGCCCGCGGCCGCTCCCGTCGAGGCCCGCCAAGCGCGCAAGGCCGTCCGCGCCAACCAGGAAGCCGCGACGAACATGGGCTTCTGA